Proteins encoded together in one Oncorhynchus mykiss isolate Arlee chromosome 7, USDA_OmykA_1.1, whole genome shotgun sequence window:
- the LOC110527456 gene encoding actin-related protein 3 — protein sequence MAGRLPACVVDCGTGYTKIGYAGNTEPQFIVPSCIAIKESAKVGDQAQRRMTKGVDDLDFYIGDEAIDKPNYATKWPIRHGIVEDWDLMERFMEQVIFKYLRAEPEDHYFLLTEPPLNTPENREYTAEIMFESFNVPGLYIAVQAVLALAASWTSRQVGERTLTGTVIDSGDGVTHVIPVAEGYVIGSCIKHIPIAGRDITYFTQQLLREREVGIPPEQSLETAKAVKERFSYVCPDLVKEFNKYDTDGSKWIKQYTGINSISKKEFTIDVGYERFLGPEIFFHPEFANPDFTQPISEVVDEVIQNCPIDVRRPLYKNIVLSGGSTMFRDFGRRLQRDLKRTVDGRLKLSEELSGGKLKPKPIDVQVITHHMQRYAVWFGGSMLASTPEFYQVCHTKKDYEEIGPSICRHNPVFGVMS from the exons ATGGCTGGACGTCTACCGGCTTGTGTAGTTGACTGTGGCACAGG GTACACAAAGATTGGATATGCTGGAAACACAGAGCCACAGTTTATTGTTCCTTCAT GTATTGCCATCAAAGAGTCGGCCAAGGTTGGAGACCAAGCCCAGCGCAGGATGACGAAGGGGGTGGACGATCTGGACTTTTACATCGGTGACGAGGCAATAGACAAACCAAATTATGCAACAAAG TGGCCCATTCGTCATGGGATCGTGGAAGACTGGGATCTCATGGAGAGGTTCATGGAACAGGTCATCTTCAAGTATCTGAGGGCAGAGCCCGAAGACCACTACTTCCTCTTG ACAGAGCCCCCTCTGAATACCCCtgaaaacagagagtacacagcagaGATTATGTTTGAGTCCTTCAATGTTCCAGGTCTTTACATCGCTGTACAG GCGGTCCTGGCGCTGGCAGCCTCATGGACCTCCAGACAAGTGGGCGAGAGGACACTGACAGGGACGGTGATTGATAGCGGTGATGGGGTCACCCACGTCATCCCAGTG GCGGAAGGCTACGTAATCGGTAGCTGTATAAAGCATATCCCCATCGCTGGTCGAGACATCACCTACTTCACCCAGCAGCTGCTGAGAGAGCGGGAGGTGGGCATCCCACCAGAGCAGTCATTGGAAACAGCCAAAGCCGTCAAG GAAAGGTTCAGTTATGTCTGCCCTGACCTGGTGAAAGAGTTCAACAAGTACGATACGGACGGCTCTAAGTGGATCAAGCAGTACACGGGCATCAACTCCATCAGCAAGAAAGAGTTCACCATCGACGTGGGCTACGAGCGCTTCCTCGGCCCTGAGATCTTCTTCCACCCAGAG TTTGCCAACCCTGACTTCACCCAGCCCATCTCAGAGGTTGTTGATGAGGTCATTCAGAACTGCCCTATTGACGTCAGACGTCCCCTCTATAAG AACATTGTGCTCTCTGGAGGCTCCACTATGTTCCGAGATTTTGGCCGTCGTCTGCAGAGGGACCTGAAAAGGACAGTGGACGGCAGACTGAAACTCAGTGAGGAACTAAGCGGTGGCAAGTTGAAG CCCAAACCCATCGACGTGCAAGTCATCACTCACCACATGCAGAGATACGCTGTTTGGTTTGGCGGGTCCATGTTGGCATCAACT CCGGAATTTTACCAAGTGTGCCACACCAAAAAAGACTATGAGGAGATCGGACCGAGTATCTGCCGCCATAACCCTGTCTTCGGGGTCATGTCTTAA